From Triplophysa dalaica isolate WHDGS20190420 chromosome 24, ASM1584641v1, whole genome shotgun sequence:
ATTTGAATCCATAtcattaagttaaaatattcAATGGAAAATATCAAAGAGGTATATTGTATGTACGATAGATTATTGGATCATCTCTTTAACAACTCAAATCAAGATCCATATGGgacttatgttttcaatttgagtttgaacatgtttttggTTGTTGGTGCTcagttgttgatttttttttataaaaaacttgaatacgtgtgcagctaaactgaaatggtttatatataatatataatgcaagttaACAGGGTCAGAAGAATATCTTACCAGGAAAGGCCATCTCGCGTTGACTACagagacaaaatgagaataaattataaagaaaataaatatgaaaatgagtaaGAGTAAGAGTAAGAGATATCGAGTTGGCATACACGTGGTTAGCTAAGGTTGATCCAGACACAAAATTGACCTGGTCACCAATaagtatttattgtattgtctttgagtttaaattatacacacacatatctatattatatatatatacaaaaatttttttttaagatgtttaaattgattcataacaataaaaaatatgcatgttgGGCCATTTCTCAGTAACAAAAAGGATTATTTACCATACCTCTAACTCGTGATAGACGACGAAGTTATCTGTTAGGTCTGTGCTGGTGGTTCATAATGAACAGCGaccccctactggagaaataaggaacaacagggtcctaaaactgcatgggcgtaaaactgcctggggcgtaaaactgcatgctccaggtctgcagactcccccttCTCCTTTTAAGCGATTCATTTTATTAGTCGTTAATGTCTATTGTCGCAAGAGGGCAGTAAAGGACAAGTTAAAACAGTCCATTGTACTAGAATCAATCAACCATTGTCTTCAGACATATATATAACTACTAAACATTATGTATAAAACTGAGAAGAAAGAGATGTTCAGAAGCGCCGGGAACAGAAATTGTATTTCTCTTCCCTGAAGCACACGTAAATCAGGCAGACATCCATCTTAAGTCTGCAAtttcatctgcaagacatctggcaatttagtttgctcatctgcaataggTCTCTTAGACTGTCAGATGGACCTTTAGAAGATGAAGGATGTGCATGACTTGAAATGGATGTACaacagctctttctaagatgttcagAAGATGATtctacacagcagatgttttccagatctccagatatttagcagacatcttacagatgtacctgtgctGTCTGGGTCATCCACTTCTCTTATTCCACCAGGGCTCAAAGGTGGAACAAATaggtttttatttctcttatttCGCCACAACCACCAAAACTTTCCctctatttttcatgaaatagtCAGAAAAGGGATGTGAAAACACGTTTGGTTAAGTTAAGTGAGGAGCAGCTAAATTGGTTCAACATCATCACGCGGGATGAACGCTCTTCCAAAGAGTCTGTATGAAGAAGTGCACCCATTACAGACAGATTCATTTCCTTATTCCACtgataaatacacacacacacacacaaacacattgagGTTCAAGTGAAATGGCTGTGAATCTGCAATATTTCTTTTTATGATATCAGCTCCTCTCGTACAGAAAGTCATGATAAAcaaatgtgacaaatattttgTATCGTCGTAATGACACaacttatataaaaatattattgaaatcCTCATGTAAGTGGTGTGGTCTTTCATGACCACAATTGACCTTGATACTGTACATCAAAACATTGTCTACAGTATTTTCTTCCTTGTCagaactttatcattttttgtatttgcaaCTTATTAGGTAAAAATGAAACGCTGCATTGCTCAGTATTGGACCGGATATGATATTTGAAAATCAGattaatattacaatacaaaaacattacagataTAGGTTTTATGAAACAAGGCCCAACCTATATTTACATGCAAATTACAATGACCTCATGGCTCGGAAATGGGTTTCGTCACTGTAATAACTGGGTGTTAATAGAGGAATTCCACACCATTGTGTACCTACGTGCGACTTTCCCATTATGCAAGATGTCAACAGAGAAGAGCCTGTGGCCTTAATCTGTGCACTTTGTACCTGTAACGTATCTTTCGTATTAACTGATTGTTTGTTAAGGCTTTACAATCACAACTTGAGTCCTTGCTAGTTGCAATTTCAGCGTTGTGCTCATTCAAATGCTCAATTTGCGTAAAATGTTCACACTATAAAACAAGCCTCCAATTCCGTGGGTCCACGAAgtacataaatattaaaagcaaaataaacatttgtaaatgtcatgtacaataaaataatcagaTCTAACAATTAACTGATGTGTGAGCATGTTAAAGTAGCTTTGGCTATGCAACTATTCTGCACGAGTCGGCTTTAATGGGTAGTTTCATTTTagctgaaataaaacaaatctgaaaaacTGGTGTAACCGGAAGGCAGATGTGTTTTGAAAGTCATATCACGGTATTTCTCACCAGAAACTTTCATCAGCAAATCTTTTCCCACTCCGGAAATAACAACGTAACGTTATTCTTGCACTTTCATTGATAAGAGAAAGACTCCTCCTTGAGCTTTGGGATGTCCCGCGTGACAGCTCTtgagtataaaaacacaagGGAAAGACCAACCTACGTCAAACAAATTTGAGTGGAACTCTGATAGGGACCTATAGACATGACGACACAGTGGAGGTAAGATTGCAGTGATGCTTTTAAATACGAACGGTGCGTAATCACAGTACGCGGTTTTGCGTTAAGAAGCGGAACGCGTAGATGTCTCGACGCGCGTTTGAACTTGACACGCGACGCTCATTGCGTCTTGACTCGGATGAGATTCCGGCAATACAAGAgcttgcatttaaaatgaacgCGGACGCGATGTAAGAACGCTTCCTGTGTAAACGCACCGTGGTCATAACATACGAGTTTTAACCGAGAGAGCGACGCTTTCAATTCTATTTTTAATGGACTTTCTGGAAAGCTGCTATGCTTGTATCGTATAATCGCTGTAAATACCGGTGACTTGGACTTCAACGCCTGAGCGAGCAGATCACTTTGAGAAATTAATAAAGCAATACATCTGATTTAATAAGTTTAGTTATTATTTTGACAAGTTTAGTCAACTTGTTTGAAATTGTCACAAATTGTAGAAAAACTGCCTTTGCATTCATAGTCGTGTTTGtagcttatttatttatgtattgatTGCACAGTATGTATTTATTCCACATACTTAgtaccagtgttgggtgtaactagttaataagtaattagttacttttcccttgaaaaagtaaagtaagggattactcatatgttttctgtaatttaattacagttacttttgatgtcattaaactaaatactttgtgaaatgtatgtgtgtgcaatagtgtaattgacatcaaaattcaaagtcttactttaaaatctgtgctcacatttgtaatactttggtcagttaataatattattaatttgaatgatttaaataagccgtttcatgtctatccttgaatcacttaactaatcaaggttgatgtaggatatagaaagtaattagtaatgagtaacaatactttttggagggagtaatttgtacagtaatctaattacactattgaatatgtaatgagtaactagtaattcattactttttcagagtaacttacccaacactgcttagtACAGAATACAATAGACATATGAATTGTGGGACACATCCATCCATACAAAATATAAGCCTAGAATACTGTAACCTAGAAGCttacaaaaatgcttttattcttACATGTTTGAAAGGTATACAAATAAGTGTGTGACAATGAGATGATTTTGATCTTCTGATTTTGACAGCAGCACGGTTGCTAAACCTCAGTTTGGCCCGTGGCTTATACAGCAGGTGGAAAGCAGACAGTATGAGGGGTTATACATGATGTCCCCTGACACATTCAGGATCCCATGGAAACACAACGCACGCAGAAACCTCGAAGACGAGGATGTGAAAATATTCAAGGTAACTTATTTTGTCACAGTCGCGAGGTTTCACTTCTGCATTGATGGAGTCTGTATTTTGGTGACACTTAACACAGCGTCCGAACAGTTACAAAACAATGGGCTGTACATCAAACACTGGCCTTATTGATTAAAGGCGCAATATGTACGATTTTGTAttcaaatatctaaaaaacACTAGCAGACGTTATAGCAAGTACGCgaatgaacaaaatatacaactcTGTGAAATTTTGTCAATTTGCGTACTTGCTATAATGGTGCTGTTTCAGCTCATTAGTTCTCTTTTAAGGGGGTCCCGCTCCTGACATTCAGTACTCCACCAAAACTACTGTTTTTATCTATATAGGCCTAGTATGggttggttttatttgtagtaaaagcACTGTTATCgtaaattatttacatatacacatttgctagacgcttttatccatagcaACTTACATCGCATTATATTATTCAATTGTTTCTGACTATGCAATACGTCGCCACTGAGCCACATGAAAGCTATGTATATATCATATCAGTATAGTAAGTATAGTAAGTCCATAATAACCATGATATTTGTATGgtcatttaaatgggaaaaatCCACACTTTTACCTCTATGAATCAATGAACCGATCTCACAGGAAAATGTAACCTCAAAATTTATGATATGGCTATTTCAAATAAATCTACACAGTGTAAATCATTCAAAAACATACGGTTCTTAAAAAAGCAAGCATGAAGATCCACCCCTAAACAAAATGGTCAATGTGGTGAAAGCAGACTGTACAAAAACATACGGATGAGATCacatgaattcatacaaataaaacaaaaatgagtattttttacattttgccaAAGGTTGTGTTGCGAAAACTTCTGTTCTTAAGAAAAGTGTACTTTCAGACatttgacaacattttaaaaactggtTATACGGTATATGGTTGTGTTATCAATGTCTATCGCTCTGTTATAGGAATGGGCTATAGTTAGCGGAAAAATCAAAGAGAACCCTGCCAACAAAGCAAAATGGAAGACTAATTTCCGTTGTGCGCTCGAAGGCcagaaaatgtttaagaaaataGCGGACAACTCCAAAGACCAGGATAAACCACACAAAGTCTATTGCATCATCAGTCCACAAGGTAAGTTCAACTAATTCACTacggaaatgtgtttttgtataagCTTGCATACTTACACTTGAAATAAATGAGCAGGATGTATGAAAATCAATTCGATGTGTTTATTTCAAGGGACTCAGAATGCAGAGCCGATTCAAAACCCGATATTTATTCCTCAGATCTACGCTGATCAAACGTCTCAGAACATGGAGGTAATTTCCAAATTTATGATTTACTGCACACCTACTAGGAGTATCAAAATATACCAGTATCGGCAAAAACTGTGATATTAAATCCGTGATTATTGATATTGcaatgttaaatataatatacttatattttcaaaataaacagtacattttcaagttgtttgtaaaataatattacggtttttacagtacatttacagaattatactgttatttttattacaacGTATAATAAAGAAActgtaatttaacaaaattttacagtttttttacattttgaagaacggtaaaaaaaaatgtcaatttacagaaaaatgcctgcaaatttaaaagaaaatcatggtgaaaacatgacattttacatgaaaaaaagtttattttgctatatttttttacagtgtgcgtCAAAaccccaaatatgaaaatatcgTAATAACTCATCACCTATTTGCAATCATTTTTCATTACGAGCCAATACACTCGTATTTTGACTGTGATTCATTGTTTAAATGAGTAAacgaaaataataaaattgtaaaaaagaaatgtcaataaatattttgacGACATTGTTGTTGTGAAATCCTTTGGTCATGATACTTGTGTAGTCAAATCTGAAATTGTGACATCCCTAATACATACAAAAACCAGGAATCTTTGCCGAACGTTAAGCttagttttatataaataaaaatgtgtttaatgtatATACAGTGCTAATTCAATTATAAGGTTTAAATATCATATTGTTGTATGTCTCATACAGCAGGACTTGTACAATCCGATGGAAACTATGTGCATAAATCAACAAGATCCAGGTAAAATACTAACTCAATAGAGATGTTTGCTAAGGCAATACCTTtactcaaatatatatattgtaacaAAATATAGCGGAAAATGCCAGTACATTGTTAATGTTACTGATCTGTTCATTTTGTTTGCATTAATGCTAAAACACAATGTAGTGCGAAATTTTAAATACAGGCGGAGCAGATGCTACCACTCTCATTTACTACAAGAACGTAGTGAGAATAATGCAGTGTTGGTTTCCAAATTGGGAAAACTAGATTAACATAATCCTTCTCATCTCACAGTGCCCCAAATATTGGATACCTTACCGAGTCCCCAAAATGGCTACCCTGTCTCAGGTGCGCAGTTCTTACAGAACAACACGCCTCTTCCAGTTCAACCACCATACACTACAGGTAACCCCGCAAGCTGGTTTTCTCATAACAGCTGCTATAAAAATCATCAGTTGACCCACACTGTAACGCTAACATCTGTTCTCTTTAGCATATCAACATAACCTTCCATCTTTCTGCAACCTGGAGATCACAATTAACTACAGAAAAACCGAGGTCTCTAAAACTGTCCTGGATTCACATCTTGTACAGTTTCACTACCAGTGCAATCCCTCCGAGGTGAGAGGACATCCCATACCCTTCCCGTCCATCGAGAAACTCATCGACCACAAACAGATCTATTACACTCAACGGTTACTTGACAGCATTCAGAGAGGCCTGCTTCTGGAAGTCAACCAGTATGGCATTTACGGCTTCCGTCAGGACATGTGCAACGTCTTCGTCTGCACCAGCGACCCCTCTGAGATCCAAAACCCAGAACCCCAAAAACTGCGTCAGAACATCAGAGAGCAATTGTTCAGCTTCGAAAAGTACATCAGCGGTATGAAATATACATGATGCTGCTGTGGTTCTCTCATTTGCATTGGATAAATGTGGTTTGAAATTTGATATTTGTTTCAGATCTTAGGGAATTCAAAGGGAACAGAAGGGGGTCGCCGGATTACACCATCTACCTGTGCTTTGGGGAGAAACTTCCGGACGGAAAGCCATTGCAGAAGAAACTTATCGTGGTCAaagtaaatatcacaaaatgcACATTCACTAAATGCGTCGAATTGCTTTGGTCTTGTGCTGTGTACTAGCTTTATCTTTTTGACTCACGCAGGTTGTGCCGCTGATATGCCGCGAACTTCACGCCAGAGCTCAGCTAGACGGAGCGTCGTCTCTTCAAAACGATAACGTCAGCCTGCAGATCTCCCACAACAGCCTTTATGAACTGATTAATTCTTTGGGTCCGCCTTCCATGGACATATGACCACCATAAAACCTGTCAACTGACAATGCTTTTTTAGACATGGTTGTACCTAAAAATGTATGTTGCACTCCTAACATAATCGAAAAGTAGAGAACTTCCAGCAGGAATTTCCATGGGGCATTTAACGggaatctttttttgttttcataaaagaCAATCTGGTGATTCTGCTATCCTAATGAGATTATTTTCTCAAATTTGCATTAACGTTGTATCTTTGGCAACATTTACTCGTATGATATTCTGTCTTCTAGTGAAGAATCTTTTGCATATCGCCCAAAGGGCTTCTTGTTTATTTCCTGTTGTGTGTTGCTTCCGAGTACTTGGTGTTTAAAAACTTTGGTGTcatgttaaattaaacaaaaattaaataaaaaaatgttgtttttttatagtcTATAGAGCAAACTGGCACTGGCTGtgaataaacttaaaaaaaaaagaataaaaaatgggCAATTCCAGAGTTTTGGATGCGACATCTtaagtcaaaacttgaaattcTTGAAGAATGCATTATTACCAGTATACAATCATCTGTTTAAACTTAACTAAACTCCCGTTGAGTGCTGACATcaaaaaatatcagtctatgcatgttttctatttcaaaagaaagaaaaattaatGGGTTATGGATGTGTCAAAAAAACGTCACCGCTTTTGAGAGACAATATACTTAATaggaattaaaatgtacaaaccagaaaCAATAATATCCAACACATGcactcaaaaaatgtatgttgtatttacatgaaaaagtagtgtcaagtGGTTCCACGCAAATACACAATGTGGAGGTCCTGggctggtgtggttacacgtgGTCTGCGGTTGTGAGGCCGGTTGGATGTACTGCCAAATTCTCTGAAATGTCTTTGGAGAGGGCTTATGGTAGAGAAATGAACAATTAATTCACGGGCAACAGCTCTGGTGGAAATTCCTGTAGTCAGCATGCCAATTGCACGCTCCCTCAAAAGTTGCGACATCTCTGGCATTGTGCTGTGTgataaaacagaacattttagaGTGaccttttattgtggccagcctaaggcacacctgtgcaatacTCATGCTGACTTATCAGTGTCTTGAAATGCCACACCTGTGAAgtggcaaaaacaaaagtgttgcgtttataattttgatCAGTGTATGATGAGTAGTTTCTACAATTAACAATTTGGATGTATGAACAAAAGACATTTAAGCAAAGTTGACAAAACTGTTTAGAGTAAATCCAAACCATTCAGATTGTAGCAATAATAATAAGTCATTTTTGTtgacatatataaatatatatagactTACTGCACGGAAATCAAAACACAATGAGCAAATCTGATGAGAGGTATCTCAATACTGAGACTGCACTAGTACAGTTAATGCTCATTGAATGATGCAATAGAcatcaaatgtgtgctttaatcTCTCACAGTTAGTGCACATGTACCACTTttctaaaactcaaaaatacaacaaactcttttaaacctcaaagataaatgaacattaagcacAAACAAGTCTATCTTTACTGAAAAAACACTAAATGTCGAAATTTACTGCCTAAATGCAGTCTTATGCAAAGAATGCTTGGAACTGAAAATCCCCCTCAACCAGTCGTGTTGAATTAACTggtttatattaagtaaactcaacaatagGTCCAATATTATAGGGTTTTGCATTTTACTCAACAATGTTGAgttgaccagtcaaacacttgtTAATTTAAGCCAACAGTACTACATTTTTAGTATAAATGACATAGTTATTTTAAGTTAATGTGTGACTCTTCATAGAACAGTTCTAAATTtccatgtgcccatttatgaagaatatggacagttatggatgtgacattctGTTAAGGAAGTGACACTTACCTTACTCCGTTTTAAAAACAGTATGGTAAAAACTTGTTATTCATCTTAAGGCTAACATTTGTGTATTGTGTAAATCACATGTGTAAATCACAAACCAAATGTGTAACTTCCCCTGTTACTGGCCAAtcttaaaaaaggaaaatatcaGCCGATGACCATCATTAATCCACCTGTCTGATATATCTgccttttaacttttaaaactaGACTACAGCAGAGCCTTCACAAATACTCCTCATACATCCCAACTCTATTTAGTATATATTACGTACATATAGACTAatcttattcaaaatatctctttaaaCAGTAAACCATGTCAaatgaaacagatttttttaattaaataacgtatttaataaaattatttacaaaacagcaACATGGATGTTCCCAATACACAATTCCATCCCCATGCAATATGCCACTGAAAAACAGGCCAATCATTCTCAACGTGAGATGTTACCAAATGAGAAAAatcaccaaaaaatatttttcaatccACCTCTCGAAAATTTAAAACCGTCAGTGGAAAacattagaaaacaaaacatttgaattaaCAGATTTTCTTTCTTAGTAATCCATGAATGGGGAAgacatacatttacaaaacatctcATTTCAAAGGCAAATCGTTCCGAGTCAACTTGCCGTTGAGCAGCAGCCACTGTTATGCTCTCTGCCATTCATGTgggtacattttcatttttaaacaaacaagtcCTCTTATAAAAGCCCCGTGCATGTCCTTCACAAGATTGCAACAAACAAGAAACATCTAAATCAAAAGGAAAATCTGCCATACAGTTCAGTACAGCTCATATTCATGTCTATATTTCAGCTTAACAAAAAATAAGGCGTTGTTCATGTGTGCCATTGGAGAACCTtgtatattactttatttacatGTTATAACCTGAATGACATAAAGCCACCGGAGTGTCTTCTGAGTGAATCTTTCGCATGTTTTTCGGTTAAATGTGTAAACTGCATTGCTTGAAACACCAATTTGCTTTAAAAGTAAACATTAAGTCTCAACATCAGTAATTGTATTCTTATCATAATCCAAATAAATAATCTTTAGCAAACACCTTATGTGTCACGTATACATCTGCTGGTATACATCACTTCCTGTGAAGTCATTTCTAATGATTTTAGGGTCTTTAAAAACTTGACAGTTTTCCAAAGTTACAAGTGGGACAGAACTTATTTCCAAACAGAGATTAAACTGAGTGACATTTTTGATGACGACCATAAAAAATTGTCTGTGAAAGTGcaaaaaccaaaaccaaaaatGTGATAATCTTGCAAATGACAGTATTTCATTATCGCCCCATAGGTTTCAATTGTACGTACGTCGGTTTCACTGATACTCACCGTCTCAGTATTGTTTTCGTATACAGCCTATCGTGTACTGAACTTTTATCTTCAACTCCCTCGAGAGCTTTTAAACCATGGAGaatattacacatttaacatattttacactTCAGATACACTCGCAACACTGAAAAGACACTTTCTTTCTGAATAATCTTgacaatcaaagaaaaacatacaacatacaACGTTCACCTGAAAACAAGACTGAGCCCTTAAAGTTTCCAGTTTCAATATAGAAATTCCccgtttaaaaacattcaaattaaacCAACAGCCACCAAGCTGTTTGTTAAAGACACCATTTGGTGCAGACGTGGCTCCTCAAGTTGACGTTTGCATGTTTTTTGGGTCTGTGCCTTGACTCTGTTCGCTGTCCTCTTTCTTGTGTTTTCTCGCGTGTTTATACTTATCCACATAGGCTTTGACCAGGTGAGCGACTTTCACAGGGTTAATCTCGCCGCTCTTGCTGTGACACACCTTAAACGGGAGAAACATATAGGGTTATTCCATACAATAACATGACAAAGCACACTGAAGACGGAACTAAACAGTCCTGCATGTCTATTTATATCCAATTGTTCTGCTATAGGCATTGCTGAAACTCAGTAATGCAGGTGTTAGCTGGAGTTATTCCAGGTCGTATGAGGAAATGACTCCGTTAAATCTCACCTTCTGAACGGCCTTACGCACGATCTCCTTGTACTCTTCTTTAGTAATGTCTCTTTTCTGGTAGAAGGGTTTAATGGCCAGTTTCACCTCTTCTATGGCCCGTTCCTGCATTTGAAGTTTCGTCATGTActagaaaaacacaaatgatcAAAATGTTCAGAAATGCAATGCCATCATTCAGCACATTTACCATCCAGAAAGACATACCACTAATTCTTAGGTTGGGATGAAATATCCTTCTGTAGAAGTCGTGATTGAGTGTAACGTAAAACCCATATCAAAATCTCGGAACTACACTACCCATAATCCTAAAGTGAAATCCACCAATCAGAGCAGTTGCTGGTACAGTGAAAATGGGAATGACAGCAAGCAGGTTTGTTCTGAATTCTAGCGTCTACgcaacatgttttttaatgcagttttatttttaatattaagataCAAGCAGTGGATTTCTCCTTAATGACGGCAACTATTGGAGCATTTTACTTTGATATACCCACCCTTAAATGAGGCATAAACAACACGCTGTGGTTGGTTTGCTCTTCCTGCTTAAGAGGGCGGTTCTTACCTAGTTTCAATGTAATATATTAATGCGTTTGATTAGGTTCAAGACTTAATTTAGAATTGTACGCAATGCCTATTGAGGAAATGATTGGCAAACATAC
This genomic window contains:
- the irf7 gene encoding interferon regulatory factor 7 isoform X1, with the protein product MTTQWSSTVAKPQFGPWLIQQVESRQYEGLYMMSPDTFRIPWKHNARRNLEDEDVKIFKEWAIVSGKIKENPANKAKWKTNFRCALEGQKMFKKIADNSKDQDKPHKVYCIISPQGTQNAEPIQNPIFIPQIYADQTSQNMEQDLYNPMETMCINQQDPVPQILDTLPSPQNGYPVSGAQFLQNNTPLPVQPPYTTAYQHNLPSFCNLEITINYRKTEVSKTVLDSHLVQFHYQCNPSEVRGHPIPFPSIEKLIDHKQIYYTQRLLDSIQRGLLLEVNQYGIYGFRQDMCNVFVCTSDPSEIQNPEPQKLRQNIREQLFSFEKYISDLREFKGNRRGSPDYTIYLCFGEKLPDGKPLQKKLIVVKVVPLICRELHARAQLDGASSLQNDNVSLQISHNSLYELINSLGPPSMDI
- the irf7 gene encoding interferon regulatory factor 7 isoform X2, which translates into the protein MTTQWSTVAKPQFGPWLIQQVESRQYEGLYMMSPDTFRIPWKHNARRNLEDEDVKIFKEWAIVSGKIKENPANKAKWKTNFRCALEGQKMFKKIADNSKDQDKPHKVYCIISPQGTQNAEPIQNPIFIPQIYADQTSQNMEQDLYNPMETMCINQQDPVPQILDTLPSPQNGYPVSGAQFLQNNTPLPVQPPYTTAYQHNLPSFCNLEITINYRKTEVSKTVLDSHLVQFHYQCNPSEVRGHPIPFPSIEKLIDHKQIYYTQRLLDSIQRGLLLEVNQYGIYGFRQDMCNVFVCTSDPSEIQNPEPQKLRQNIREQLFSFEKYISDLREFKGNRRGSPDYTIYLCFGEKLPDGKPLQKKLIVVKVVPLICRELHARAQLDGASSLQNDNVSLQISHNSLYELINSLGPPSMDI